CCACATTTAGGTTGATGTGTCAGGGATGGAAGAAGTCCGATCACAGTCCAAAGAAGGACATGATATTATTGACCATGACCTtgagtacctacctatgtataTATGTTTACGAGATAACCACACCTCGAGCACCCAAGCAATTTGAAGATCAAAGTCTTCTAATCACAAGAGCCAAGTAAGGGATATATATGGTATAGGACTGATCcaaggttagtaggtaggtaagctACGTCATAATAGCAGGAATATTGTCTTTTCAGCGAGTCTTCTCTTAGGTATTGTTGCACCTTccaaggtacctacctacctatgtagCCGAGTCAGAGAAGGAAGGCACCTCCAGGGCACTGCCAAGAGAGGTGCCTGCCACCCGCGAGTCTGAATTCTGAGGCACAGGTAAACCACTTTTCAAAATTTCGGAGTGTTTCTGAATATCACATCCTATCCCctgcatcaacaacctcaccGTTTCTAACCTCCACCGATAACCTTACACCTAAGGTGCTCATTACCAAGATGAGATCACTTCACTTCATCTTCGTTCTCCTCACCAGCACCATATGTCTTTCTTTTGCTGCCGTGGCAGGCAATCAAGTTGCTCAGGCACACTGGGATATTTCAACTTCACTCAACGGCTTCTCCTTCgaaagagccagagccaTCTCCGCCAAAATTATTGATCGCACCGGTGTTCGCATGTCGAGactcaagagcctcaagaacaagactaACTCCCATCCGAGATCTGCTCTCTCCCATCTGACACGAACCCATATCGCAGCAGCCGGAAAGGGTACCGTCCTTCACCAAAACATTTCTGCTGTCGGGAGCTTCTCCACTGCGTATGCTATCCAGTGTGCCTGGGATGACACTCCGGTTTGGCTCATCTTCGACACCGGAAGCTCTGATACATGGGCTGCCAAGACTGGATTCACCTGTGAGGATGCATCGGGCGACGTGAGGAAAACCCAATCTCCATGCAGTTTCGGTCAACCTCATATCGAGAACTTTATTCATGGCATCTCTGAAGTCTACTTCCATCGCCGTTATGGTTCTGGAGAGGATGTATCAGGCCCCATGGGAGTCTCTGATATCGCTTGTGGTGGGATTTTGGTCCCCAAACAGCAAGTCGGCTTGGCCAGCAGAGCCTATTGGCGTGGCGACAACACCACTGTTGGTATTCTAGGCCTTGCCTATCCATCTCTAACAAGCGCCTATCTCGGTGACCCCAACGACACATCAGATGAATCTGAATGGAACAATTACCCTTACTCGCCTTGGTTTACTACAGCAATCTCAAAGGGCGTTGTCGATCCTGTCTTCAGCGTTTCTATCGAAAGAAACACCAGTGATGGCATCTTGGCTTGGGGCGGCCTTCCTCCTATGCCATGGGGACCCAAGTCGTTTGCAGCAACAGATCTCATCATTGTCAGTTGATCCTGCAGGGAGAGTGTCTTTTTAACGTTCATGTTTCTAACAAACTTACAGGCCAAACTCGTTGAGCGTGAGAAGACTGGCTGGGAACCGTCTTTCTACACCATCATTCCGGATGGCTTACAATGGGGAAGCACAACAGACACCGCAAAATACCCCTACATCGTCGACACGGGGACTACAATGATGCATATCCCTCCTCGTCAGTTAACCCGCTTCAAGTTCCTGATGGTTACTAACAGCTCTAAAAGCATTGGCTGAAGCCATTGCCAAAGCTTTCCAGCCCCCAGCCACGTGGATGTTTGAATGGAGTGCCTACTTTGTCGATTGCGATGCCATCCCTCCCCATTTTGCGGTCATCATCAAAGGGGTTCGGTTCTGGATCAACCCAGCTGATTTGATCTATCAGGATTTCACCGAGCCGGTGACTGGGAAATGTGCAATCGCAATTTCGACAGGAGGATCTGGGCCATATATTCTGGGGGATCTGTTCTTGCAGAACGTTGTGGCTGTCTTTGATGTGGGTGGCGCAGAGATGCGTTTCTACTCCAAATAGCTGTCTGTGTCCTGGAAGCCTGTCACCTAAGGAGCAAACAAGGGATGTAGCCCTGTAGAGGCAGAATGTCAAAGGTGTAAGATATACTGGTTGAAGCAGAAATTGTTACCATCATGCATCTAGTGTTTATATGAACAAGATCGGTTAGCTGACACTAGCGTACGAAACAAGACTTTGTCTTGTTATTCCACAATGCGTCTGACTGTcagtcttcctcctcaaccttcgACACCATGCTTCGACATatgcttgaagatgattaCTAACGCTCAAAACAGTCTAATCAGAAGACTGCGGTAGAATGGGAATCGATGGCTTGAATCCATGTATGCTCGTCTTTGTGTTGGCATTTGCCGTCTTCCTA
This genomic stretch from Fusarium fujikuroi IMI 58289 draft genome, chromosome FFUJ_chr09 harbors:
- a CDS encoding related to acid proteinase; translation: MRSLHFIFVLLTSTICLSFAAVAGNQVAQAHWDISTSLNGFSFERARAISAKIIDRTGVRMSRLKSLKNKTNSHPRSALSHLTRTHIAAAGKGTVLHQNISAVGSFSTAYAIQCAWDDTPVWLIFDTGSSDTWAAKTGFTCEDASGDVRKTQSPCSFGQPHIENFIHGISEVYFHRRYGSGEDVSGPMGVSDIACGGILVPKQQVGLASRAYWRGDNTTVGILGLAYPSLTSAYLGDPNDTSDESEWNNYPYSPWFTTAISKGVVDPVFSVSIERNTSDGILAWGGLPPMPWGPKSFAATDLIIAKLVEREKTGWEPSFYTIIPDGLQWGSTTDTAKYPYIVDTGTTMMHIPPPLAEAIAKAFQPPATWMFEWSAYFVDCDAIPPHFAVIIKGVRFWINPADLIYQDFTEPVTGKCAIAISTGGSGPYILGDLFLQNVVAVFDVGGAEMRFYSK